One part of the Nitrosophilus kaiyonis genome encodes these proteins:
- the mdh gene encoding malate dehydrogenase, translated as MAKSSKVSIVGAGGNVGSIVAYSIAMQGLAHEVILVDRDKDRAEGKALDMNQAAAALRTHSIVRAAKDYSDIEGSKVVVITAGFPRKPGMSRDDLLFANADIVSEVVENIVKHAPDSIIIVVTNPLDTMTYVALKKSGFPKNRVIGMAGILDGARMTHFIYEKLGFGAGQIRATVIGGHGDYMVPLPRYSTVAGIPITDLLTPMELEEVVELTKKGGAQIVQLMGTSAYFAPGKATAIMVEAILKDSKKIYPCSTMLEGEYGVNGIPNGVPVTLGSNGVEEIIELQLTPREKKEFQRSVDSVKELIDVLENQNYFGDK; from the coding sequence ATGGCAAAAAGTTCAAAAGTATCTATCGTTGGCGCAGGTGGTAATGTTGGAAGTATTGTTGCTTATTCAATTGCAATGCAAGGACTTGCGCATGAAGTTATTTTAGTTGATAGAGATAAAGATAGAGCAGAAGGTAAAGCGCTTGATATGAACCAAGCTGCTGCAGCTTTAAGAACACACTCAATTGTTAGAGCAGCAAAAGATTATAGTGATATTGAAGGAAGTAAAGTTGTTGTTATAACTGCTGGATTTCCAAGAAAACCTGGGATGAGTAGAGATGATTTGCTATTTGCAAATGCTGATATTGTAAGTGAAGTTGTTGAAAATATTGTAAAACATGCTCCTGATTCTATTATAATTGTAGTAACAAATCCTCTTGATACGATGACTTATGTTGCTCTTAAAAAAAGTGGTTTTCCAAAAAATAGAGTTATTGGAATGGCTGGGATATTAGATGGTGCAAGAATGACCCATTTTATTTATGAAAAGCTTGGATTTGGTGCTGGTCAAATAAGGGCTACTGTTATAGGAGGACATGGAGATTATATGGTTCCACTTCCAAGATATTCAACTGTCGCAGGCATTCCAATAACTGATCTTTTAACTCCAATGGAGCTTGAAGAAGTTGTTGAACTTACTAAAAAAGGTGGTGCACAAATTGTTCAGCTAATGGGAACTAGTGCATATTTTGCTCCAGGGAAAGCTACAGCAATAATGGTTGAAGCTATATTGAAAGATTCTAAAAAGATTTATCCTTGTTCAACTATGTTAGAAGGTGAATATGGAGTTAATGGTATTCCAAATGGAGTTCCAGTAACTTTGGGTTCTAACGGTGTTGAAGAGATAATAGAATTACAACTTACTCCAAGAGAAAAAAAAGAGTTTCAAAGAAGTGTAGATTCAGTTAAAGAGCTTATAGATGTTCTTGAAAATCAAAACTATTTTGGAGATAAATAG
- a CDS encoding NADP-dependent isocitrate dehydrogenase, with translation MAKIVWTKIDEAPALATYSLLPIVKAFTKDSGVDIELRDISLAGRVIAEFSDRLPEDKKQADELAYLGELVLKPEANIIKLPNISASIPQLVATIKELQSQGYDIPDFPEEPKTAEEVELRNRFAKLLGSAVNPVLRQGNSDRRLSNAVKEYAKKFPHKMRPVSNESKSYVAHMDKNDFYQNEQSFISDKDQTVKLVFEGKDGKTEVLKEVEVKKGEVFSAASLNRKTLREFYECVINDAKEKDILFSLHVKATMMKISDPVLFGDAIRVYFKELFDEFGKELEEIGFEPNNGLVDLENKLSKLPDGVQKDIKDKIQEILKKNARMYMVDSDAGITNLHAPNDVIIDASIPAVIKNGLQGWGPDGETADTVITVPDRTYARMYKEIVSDIVKNGQFDPAKVGTVQNVGLMAKKAEEYGSHDKTFFPPEDGYIKTIGEDGNTLMCHEVEEGDIWRAYSAKDEAVVDWAKLAVRRAKESGYPIVFWLDSNRAHDANLIKKVVSVLKDEDLSGVEFHIMAPEKAMRYTLRRFRAGEGTISVTGNVLRDYLTDLFPIIEVGTSARTLSIVPLLAGGGVFETGAGGSAPKHVEQFLKESHLRWDSLGEFMALVESLKLAVKQGASEKTTIIADALDKAVGKYLDLDKTPKRKVGELDNRGSHYYLATFWAEELAKCGDSELESKFAPIAEKLKANEEAILNEIKATEGKAADIGGYYHPDDEKAEAAMRPSKIFNEIIDNI, from the coding sequence ATGGCAAAAATAGTTTGGACAAAAATTGATGAAGCTCCGGCTTTGGCAACTTATTCACTACTTCCTATCGTAAAAGCTTTTACAAAAGATAGTGGTGTAGATATTGAATTAAGAGATATATCTTTAGCTGGAAGAGTTATTGCGGAATTTAGCGATAGACTTCCAGAAGATAAAAAACAAGCAGATGAACTTGCTTATCTTGGAGAGCTTGTTTTAAAACCAGAAGCAAATATCATTAAACTTCCTAATATTTCTGCTTCTATCCCACAGCTTGTAGCAACTATTAAAGAGTTACAATCTCAAGGATATGATATTCCTGATTTTCCAGAGGAGCCAAAAACGGCTGAAGAGGTTGAACTAAGAAATAGATTTGCAAAACTTCTTGGATCTGCAGTGAATCCTGTTCTTAGACAAGGAAACTCTGATAGACGCCTTAGTAATGCAGTAAAAGAGTATGCAAAAAAGTTTCCACATAAAATGAGACCAGTAAGTAATGAAAGTAAAAGTTATGTTGCACATATGGATAAAAATGATTTTTATCAAAATGAGCAATCTTTTATCAGTGATAAAGATCAGACAGTAAAACTTGTATTTGAAGGAAAAGATGGAAAAACTGAAGTTCTAAAAGAGGTAGAAGTTAAAAAAGGTGAAGTATTTAGTGCAGCTTCATTAAATAGAAAAACATTAAGAGAGTTTTATGAATGTGTTATCAATGATGCAAAAGAAAAAGATATTCTTTTTTCACTACATGTTAAAGCAACAATGATGAAAATATCTGACCCAGTACTTTTTGGTGATGCAATTAGAGTATATTTTAAAGAGCTTTTTGATGAATTTGGAAAAGAGCTTGAAGAGATTGGGTTTGAGCCAAATAACGGTCTTGTAGATTTAGAAAATAAACTCTCAAAACTTCCTGATGGCGTACAGAAAGATATAAAAGATAAAATTCAAGAGATTCTTAAGAAAAATGCACGAATGTATATGGTAGATAGTGATGCAGGAATTACAAATCTTCATGCACCAAATGATGTGATTATTGATGCTTCAATTCCAGCAGTTATTAAAAACGGTCTTCAAGGATGGGGACCAGATGGAGAGACTGCTGATACTGTTATAACTGTTCCAGATAGAACATATGCAAGAATGTATAAAGAAATTGTATCAGACATCGTTAAAAATGGTCAGTTTGATCCTGCAAAAGTAGGTACTGTACAAAATGTAGGCCTTATGGCAAAAAAAGCAGAAGAGTATGGAAGCCATGATAAAACATTCTTTCCACCTGAAGATGGATATATTAAAACAATTGGTGAAGATGGCAATACTTTAATGTGCCATGAAGTAGAAGAGGGTGATATATGGAGAGCATACAGTGCTAAAGATGAAGCAGTGGTAGACTGGGCTAAACTAGCTGTTAGAAGAGCAAAAGAGAGCGGTTATCCTATAGTATTCTGGCTTGATAGCAATAGAGCACATGATGCAAACCTAATCAAAAAAGTTGTAAGCGTTCTTAAAGATGAAGATTTAAGTGGTGTAGAGTTTCATATTATGGCACCAGAAAAAGCGATGCGTTATACATTAAGAAGATTTAGAGCAGGTGAAGGAACAATTTCTGTTACTGGTAACGTTTTAAGAGACTATTTAACAGACCTTTTTCCAATTATTGAAGTTGGAACAAGTGCAAGAACACTTTCTATCGTTCCACTTTTGGCTGGTGGTGGTGTATTTGAAACAGGAGCTGGTGGAAGTGCACCAAAACATGTTGAGCAATTTTTAAAAGAGAGTCATTTAAGATGGGATAGTTTAGGTGAATTTATGGCTTTAGTTGAATCACTCAAACTTGCTGTTAAACAAGGAGCAAGTGAAAAAACTACAATCATTGCGGATGCTCTTGATAAAGCTGTTGGAAAGTATCTTGATTTAGACAAAACTCCAAAAAGAAAAGTTGGAGAGCTTGATAATAGAGGAAGTCATTACTATCTTGCAACATTTTGGGCAGAGGAACTTGCAAAATGTGGCGATAGTGAATTAGAGTCAAAATTTGCTCCTATAGCTGAAAAACTAAAAGCAAATGAAGAAGCAATTTTAAATGAAATAAAAGCTACAGAAGGAAAAGCTGCTGATATTGGCGGATATTATCATCCAGATGATGAAAAAGCAGAAGCTGCAATGAGACCAAGTAAAATTTTTAATGAAATTATAGATAATATATAA
- the mltG gene encoding endolytic transglycosylase MltG yields the protein MSIPFLRKKYVKKSNRRAAIKKLVKTFAILELIFIIILILSFYLAQPIKSTKVVYIPKGSINKIISYLKRKNFSLTNLDTIFLRFIGSPQSGWIDIKKENLSRGDFLYKLTKAKAAMVNITLIPGETTEIFLDQVAKKLKLNNIKLKKIYSKISPYPEGVLIPDSYNIPIGIDEKHFIYYMVRISLERHKNLSIKFFGNYNQKKWFEKYITIASIIEKEAANKDEMPLISAVIYNRLKIGMPLQMDGTLNYGKYSHIKVTPKRIKNDNSSFNTYKNRGLPPYPVCTVSLDAIKAAIFPAKVSYLYFVKNKNKKHLFSSTYKKHLMNIKAVKK from the coding sequence ATTTCAATACCATTTTTGAGAAAAAAATATGTTAAAAAGAGTAATAGGAGAGCAGCAATAAAAAAACTTGTTAAAACCTTTGCAATTTTAGAACTAATTTTTATAATCATATTAATACTTTCATTCTATCTAGCTCAGCCTATAAAATCGACAAAAGTAGTCTATATTCCAAAAGGAAGTATAAATAAGATTATATCATACCTTAAAAGAAAAAACTTTAGTTTGACAAATCTAGATACTATTTTCTTAAGATTTATCGGTTCGCCTCAATCTGGATGGATTGATATTAAAAAAGAGAATTTAAGTAGAGGAGATTTTTTATATAAACTTACAAAAGCGAAAGCTGCAATGGTAAATATTACTTTAATCCCTGGAGAGACTACTGAAATATTTTTAGATCAAGTTGCAAAAAAATTAAAATTAAATAATATTAAATTAAAAAAAATATATTCTAAAATTTCTCCCTATCCTGAAGGAGTATTGATTCCAGATAGTTATAATATTCCTATTGGTATTGATGAGAAACATTTCATTTATTATATGGTAAGAATTTCTTTGGAAAGACACAAAAATTTGTCAATTAAATTTTTTGGAAATTATAACCAGAAAAAATGGTTTGAAAAATATATTACAATTGCATCTATAATAGAAAAAGAGGCCGCAAATAAAGATGAAATGCCATTAATAAGTGCTGTAATATATAATAGATTAAAAATAGGTATGCCTCTTCAGATGGATGGGACTTTAAATTATGGAAAATATTCGCATATAAAAGTTACACCAAAAAGAATAAAAAATGATAATAGTTCTTTTAATACATACAAAAATAGAGGCCTTCCTCCTTATCCAGTATGTACAGTAAGTTTAGATGCAATTAAAGCTGCAATTTTTCCCGCAAAAGTTTCTTATCTCTACTTTGTAAAAAATAAAAATAAAAAACATCTCTTTTCTTCTACATATAAAAAACATTTGATGAATATAAAAGCTGTGAAGAAATGA
- a CDS encoding AsmA-like C-terminal domain-containing protein: MYLPKIYIKGLYLKLDKKLILNIENIKIEREKRKNRKKDIENYIRSFKYLPLLFQNINVQKIDFLNYHVTFLYTDDIYFIDTDSYQLAAKLKLKDHKIYAYIPNFLHKNFNFNTTGNAIFDLRTGFVSYRGKYDIDNIKGDIYIKYKNDKIDFLVKSRYFKNENLKKITDRFHLNKDISDWIYKKIVAKRYILKFLKGEIDLNSKKIYDPKKIEGLATAYNAQIEFNKKAKKVKCKKIDVVFKNDSLYFKLHTPKYENIDLSGSFVVIKNLIYGKSYIDIIIKTKTKIDNEIKSLLLAYNINLPLYQKSGETRAIVKINVDFKNFNVDVSGDFYTQNSVLNISDFDLIIKNAHLKLKNSTLSIIDSQLAISNIVSANAKGKIFFDKKEAKLILTNLNIYQKFNSFELIKAQNLNEKLYLDFKQDNFTQLSFENLNSVIKIYKDKSFEIVLKDLSKIKNYSPILKKADIKKGKLNIKTKDFNSFLIDGELEKPNKILFDKKGKSVTFFKIKGKIEKNNTKIVINDKIKFLYSQIPKIYIYSYDIYLNKNILKTDKKDSSRFFIFGKNSNIIIDNHKILSNRFTFKNFEKRFEFENIYKKSLIKAYGNIDYFSISAKKLNDEFVKTFLNIYGIIGGVYNLEAKGNLNNLSGKVKFYNATLKDLALINNIMAFLNTIPALVTFSDPGYSTKGLKIKKGEIKFRLKKDMLYIDDLKFNGKSVNIEGVGIINLKENTINMILKLQTLKKVTDIIKKIPIAGYIILGKEGKISTVLKLEGDLIKPKISTKLPEETIKAPINIIKRTLQLPFKIFK, from the coding sequence TTGTATCTACCAAAAATATATATAAAAGGATTGTACCTAAAACTTGATAAAAAACTTATTTTAAATATAGAAAATATAAAAATAGAAAGAGAAAAAAGAAAAAATAGAAAAAAAGATATTGAAAACTATATAAGAAGTTTCAAATATCTACCACTTCTATTTCAAAATATCAATGTACAAAAAATCGATTTTTTAAATTATCATGTTACTTTTCTATACACTGATGACATATATTTTATTGATACCGATAGTTATCAATTAGCCGCAAAACTAAAATTAAAAGACCATAAAATTTATGCTTATATTCCAAATTTTTTACATAAAAATTTTAATTTCAATACTACTGGCAATGCAATTTTTGATTTAAGAACGGGCTTTGTAAGCTATAGAGGCAAATATGATATTGACAATATAAAAGGAGATATATATATAAAATACAAAAATGACAAGATTGATTTTTTAGTAAAAAGCAGATATTTTAAAAATGAAAATCTAAAAAAAATTACAGATAGATTTCACTTAAATAAAGATATTTCTGATTGGATTTATAAAAAAATTGTTGCAAAAAGATATATTTTAAAATTTTTAAAAGGAGAGATAGATCTAAATTCCAAAAAAATATATGATCCAAAAAAAATAGAAGGTTTAGCTACTGCATACAATGCACAAATTGAATTTAACAAAAAAGCAAAAAAGGTAAAATGTAAAAAAATAGATGTAGTTTTTAAAAATGATTCTTTATATTTTAAACTTCACACGCCAAAATATGAAAACATAGATTTATCAGGTAGTTTTGTAGTTATCAAAAATCTAATATATGGAAAATCATATATTGATATTATTATAAAAACAAAAACAAAGATTGATAATGAAATAAAATCTCTTTTATTGGCATATAATATCAATCTTCCACTATATCAAAAAAGTGGAGAGACAAGAGCGATTGTAAAAATTAATGTTGATTTCAAAAATTTTAATGTCGATGTAAGTGGGGATTTTTATACACAAAATTCAGTATTAAACATTTCGGATTTTGATCTTATTATAAAAAATGCTCACTTAAAACTGAAAAACTCGACTCTTTCAATAATAGATTCTCAATTAGCAATTAGCAATATAGTTTCTGCAAATGCTAAAGGTAAAATTTTCTTCGATAAAAAAGAAGCAAAATTAATACTTACAAATTTAAATATTTATCAAAAATTCAATAGTTTTGAACTGATAAAAGCACAAAATTTAAATGAAAAACTCTATTTGGATTTTAAACAAGATAATTTCACACAACTATCTTTTGAAAATTTAAACAGTGTAATTAAAATCTATAAGGATAAATCTTTTGAAATAGTATTAAAAGATCTTTCAAAAATAAAAAATTATTCACCTATTTTAAAAAAAGCAGATATTAAAAAAGGCAAATTAAATATAAAAACAAAAGATTTTAACTCTTTTTTGATTGATGGAGAGTTAGAAAAACCAAATAAAATATTATTTGACAAAAAAGGAAAATCTGTAACTTTTTTTAAAATTAAAGGAAAAATAGAAAAAAATAATACAAAAATTGTTATAAATGATAAGATAAAGTTTCTATACTCTCAAATTCCAAAAATTTATATATATTCTTATGATATTTATCTTAATAAAAATATTCTAAAAACAGATAAAAAAGACTCAAGCAGATTTTTCATTTTTGGAAAAAATAGTAATATCATCATTGATAATCATAAAATTTTATCTAATAGGTTTACTTTTAAAAATTTTGAAAAAAGATTTGAATTTGAAAATATATATAAAAAAAGTTTAATAAAAGCATATGGAAATATTGATTATTTTTCGATATCAGCTAAAAAACTTAATGATGAATTTGTAAAAACATTTCTAAATATTTATGGAATAATAGGTGGAGTTTATAATTTAGAAGCTAAAGGCAACCTAAATAATTTAAGTGGAAAAGTAAAATTTTACAATGCTACATTAAAAGATCTTGCATTAATAAATAATATAATGGCATTTTTAAATACAATTCCCGCACTTGTCACATTTTCTGATCCAGGTTATAGTACTAAAGGTTTAAAAATTAAAAAAGGAGAAATAAAATTTAGACTAAAAAAAGATATGTTATATATAGATGATCTAAAATTTAATGGAAAAAGTGTAAATATTGAAGGAGTTGGAATTATAAATTTAAAAGAAAACACAATAAATATGATATTGAAATTACAGACTTTAAAAAAGGTAACAGATATTATTAAAAAGATACCTATAGCTGGATATATTATTTTAGGCAAAGAAGGAAAAATATCAACTGTTTTAAAATTGGAAGGAGACTTAATTAAGCCCAAAATTTCAACAAAATTGCCTGAAGAGACAATAAAAGCTCCTATAAATATTATCAAAAGAACACTACAACTACCTTTTAAAATTTTTAAATAG
- a CDS encoding ABC transporter permease yields the protein MDKNFVFYIVKRYLRFDKDQPFIFLSALLAFLGICVGVMVLIIAMAIMNGFDKEFEKKLFTMNYPLTIYPKLPGAVNQHLLENLEKKFSNFIFSPYVTTQAILKKGDIMEGGILFGVDFEKEKKINDVIKKYLGNKKVEKFEAIVGKGIYDRLYINEGEKVVFIFTKSEPGGFTLSPLIKRFKIKGYFKSGLIAYDKAYVYTTIDSLRKILRIKRDEFSGIHIYSKNPQEDIKIIKKSLPKNVGVVGWWQQNGNFFAALTMEKRALFIVLMLIILIAALNIVSSLLMTVMNRRKEIALLLSLGATKKEIKAIFFYLGSIIGGLGIIFGSILGLLGIFILGKFDIVKLPPDVYGTSKLPLDLSIIDFNMIIFGAIIIILFSSYYPAKKATDIKVIDVLRNE from the coding sequence ATGGATAAAAATTTTGTTTTTTATATAGTAAAAAGATATCTTCGTTTTGATAAAGATCAGCCGTTTATTTTTCTCTCAGCTCTTCTTGCTTTTTTAGGGATTTGTGTTGGAGTTATGGTATTAATTATTGCAATGGCTATAATGAATGGATTTGATAAAGAGTTTGAAAAAAAACTTTTTACAATGAATTATCCATTAACAATATATCCTAAACTGCCAGGAGCTGTAAATCAACATTTATTAGAAAATTTAGAAAAAAAATTTTCCAATTTTATATTTAGTCCCTATGTTACAACACAAGCTATATTAAAAAAAGGCGATATTATGGAAGGAGGGATTTTATTTGGTGTTGATTTTGAAAAAGAGAAAAAGATAAATGATGTTATAAAAAAATATTTAGGAAATAAAAAAGTTGAAAAATTTGAAGCAATTGTCGGAAAAGGAATATATGATAGATTGTATATAAATGAAGGCGAAAAAGTAGTTTTTATATTTACAAAAAGCGAGCCAGGTGGATTTACTCTTTCTCCATTAATAAAAAGATTCAAAATAAAAGGATATTTTAAATCTGGTCTAATTGCATATGATAAAGCTTATGTATATACAACAATCGATTCTCTAAGAAAAATATTGAGGATAAAAAGAGACGAATTTAGTGGTATTCATATATATTCAAAAAATCCTCAAGAGGATATAAAAATTATTAAAAAATCTCTTCCAAAAAATGTAGGAGTAGTTGGTTGGTGGCAACAAAATGGTAACTTTTTTGCAGCTCTTACTATGGAGAAAAGAGCTCTTTTTATCGTTTTAATGTTAATAATATTAATAGCAGCTTTAAATATTGTCAGCTCTTTATTAATGACAGTGATGAATAGAAGAAAAGAGATTGCTCTTTTATTATCTCTTGGTGCTACAAAAAAAGAGATTAAAGCAATATTTTTCTATTTAGGTTCAATCATTGGTGGATTGGGGATAATATTTGGCTCAATTTTGGGACTTTTAGGAATATTTATACTTGGAAAATTTGATATTGTAAAACTCCCTCCAGATGTATATGGTACAAGTAAACTCCCATTAGATCTATCTATTATTGATTTTAATATGATAATATTTGGAGCCATTATTATAATTTTATTTTCATCCTATTATCCTGCAAAAAAAGCGACAGATATAAAAGTTATTGACGTTTTAAGAAATGAATAA
- the secA gene encoding preprotein translocase subunit SecA, translated as MIKTLVQKVIGTKNDRELKRYQKRVKKINALEKKYEKYSDDELKEAFNELRNKVINKEATMDEVLEDSFAITREASKRVLGMRHFDVQLIGGIVLHEGRIAEMKTGEGKTLVATLAVALNAMTGEGVHVVTVNDYLARRDATEMGKLYNFLGYSVGCITGDIDDDLERKKQYEADITYGTNNEFGFDYLRDNMKYSLEEMVQRGHNYAIVDEVDSILIDEARTPLIISGPTNRKLDNYLRADKIAKQLEKDKHFKVDEKDRVILLTEEGISKAEELFGVENLYSLENAILAHHLDQALKANYLFEKDVDYVVRNGEVVIVDEFTGRLSEGRRFSEGLHQALEAKEGVEIKEESQTLADITFQNYFRMYKKLAGMTGTAQTEATEFSQIYNLEVISIPTNRPVIRKDHDDLIFKTEKEKFNAVIKKIKELHKKGQPVLVGTTSIEKNELLHELLKREKIPHSVLNAKHHEQEAEIIAQAGKKGAVTVATNMAGRGVDIKIDDEVKELGGLFILGTERHESRRIDNQLRGRAGRQGDPGESQFFLSLEDNLLRIFGGDRIKNIMERIGIKEGEHIESKMVTRAVEKAQKKVEAMHFESRKYILEYDDVANEQRKTIYKFRKELLNPEYDIESKIKENREEFVENILNECEIFSESPKEDFNLEKLILKLKEELRSDFNLEELSNKDYDELKNYILEKLESEYDKKMSVVDENQRREIERILYLQILDNGWRDHLYQMDILKTGIGLRGYNQKDPLVEYKKESFNLFMELVQNIKFEYIRTLHTIELRDEKEEEEIKRLEEELKKMEEELKSQAVLQYGESIQNEERKTPIVSQKKPKRNEPCPCGSGKKYKHCCGKSGPKKGVLAESHV; from the coding sequence ATGATTAAAACTTTAGTGCAAAAAGTTATTGGAACAAAAAATGATAGAGAACTTAAAAGATATCAAAAAAGAGTTAAAAAGATTAATGCTTTAGAAAAAAAGTATGAAAAATATAGTGATGATGAATTAAAAGAAGCTTTTAATGAACTTAGAAATAAAGTAATAAATAAAGAAGCAACAATGGATGAAGTTCTTGAAGACTCTTTTGCAATAACAAGAGAGGCAAGCAAAAGAGTTCTTGGTATGAGGCACTTTGATGTTCAGCTTATTGGTGGTATTGTTTTACATGAGGGAAGAATTGCTGAGATGAAAACAGGGGAGGGTAAAACTCTTGTTGCAACTTTAGCAGTAGCCTTAAATGCAATGACTGGAGAAGGGGTTCATGTTGTTACTGTAAATGATTATCTTGCGCGACGTGATGCCACTGAAATGGGAAAACTTTATAACTTTTTAGGTTATAGTGTAGGGTGTATAACAGGTGATATTGATGATGATTTAGAGAGAAAAAAGCAATATGAAGCTGATATAACCTATGGAACAAATAATGAGTTTGGCTTTGATTATTTAAGAGATAATATGAAATATTCACTTGAAGAGATGGTTCAAAGAGGGCACAATTATGCAATAGTTGATGAAGTTGACTCTATTTTAATAGATGAAGCTAGAACTCCTTTAATAATTTCTGGACCTACAAATAGAAAACTTGATAACTATTTAAGAGCAGATAAGATTGCAAAACAGCTTGAAAAAGATAAACATTTTAAAGTAGATGAAAAAGATAGAGTTATATTACTAACAGAAGAGGGGATATCAAAAGCTGAAGAGCTTTTTGGTGTAGAAAATTTATATAGTTTAGAAAATGCAATTTTAGCACACCATTTAGATCAAGCATTAAAAGCAAACTATCTTTTTGAAAAAGATGTTGATTATGTTGTGAGGAATGGAGAAGTTGTTATAGTTGATGAGTTTACAGGAAGACTTAGTGAGGGAAGAAGGTTTAGTGAAGGACTTCACCAAGCATTAGAGGCAAAAGAGGGAGTTGAGATAAAAGAGGAGTCTCAAACTCTTGCTGATATTACATTTCAAAACTATTTTAGAATGTATAAAAAACTTGCTGGTATGACAGGTACTGCACAAACAGAAGCTACTGAGTTTTCTCAGATATATAATTTAGAAGTTATCTCAATACCAACTAATAGACCAGTTATTAGAAAAGATCATGATGATTTAATCTTTAAAACGGAAAAAGAAAAATTTAATGCTGTTATAAAGAAGATAAAAGAGTTACATAAAAAGGGTCAACCTGTTCTTGTTGGTACTACTTCAATTGAAAAAAATGAATTGTTACATGAACTTTTAAAAAGAGAAAAAATTCCACATTCAGTTTTAAATGCAAAACATCATGAACAAGAGGCTGAAATAATTGCTCAAGCTGGAAAAAAGGGAGCAGTTACAGTTGCTACTAATATGGCTGGACGTGGTGTTGATATTAAAATTGATGATGAAGTAAAAGAGCTTGGTGGACTTTTTATATTAGGTACAGAAAGACATGAAAGTAGAAGGATAGATAATCAGTTAAGAGGTCGTGCAGGACGTCAAGGGGATCCAGGTGAGAGTCAATTCTTTTTGAGTTTAGAAGATAATCTACTTAGAATTTTTGGTGGTGACAGAATAAAAAATATAATGGAAAGAATCGGTATAAAAGAGGGTGAACATATTGAATCGAAAATGGTGACAAGAGCTGTTGAAAAAGCACAGAAAAAAGTTGAGGCGATGCATTTTGAATCAAGAAAATATATTCTTGAATATGATGATGTTGCAAATGAGCAAAGAAAAACTATATATAAATTTAGAAAAGAGCTTTTAAATCCTGAATATGATATTGAATCTAAAATTAAAGAAAATCGTGAAGAATTTGTTGAAAATATATTAAATGAGTGCGAAATTTTCTCTGAATCTCCAAAAGAGGATTTCAATTTAGAAAAGCTAATTCTAAAACTCAAAGAGGAACTTAGAAGTGATTTTAATTTAGAAGAGTTATCAAATAAAGATTATGATGAATTAAAAAATTATATTTTAGAGAAACTAGAGTCTGAATACGATAAAAAAATGAGTGTTGTAGATGAAAATCAAAGAAGAGAAATTGAAAGAATTTTATATCTGCAAATTCTTGATAATGGATGGAGAGACCATCTTTATCAAATGGATATATTAAAAACAGGAATAGGTCTTAGAGGATATAATCAAAAAGATCCATTAGTTGAATATAAAAAAGAGAGTTTTAATCTTTTTATGGAATTGGTACAAAATATTAAATTTGAATATATTAGAACACTTCATACAATAGAACTTAGAGACGAAAAAGAAGAGGAAGAGATAAAAAGATTAGAAGAAGAGCTTAAGAAAATGGAAGAAGAGTTAAAATCTCAAGCAGTATTGCAATATGGTGAGAGTATTCAAAATGAAGAGAGAAAAACACCTATAGTTTCTCAAAAAAAACCAAAAAGAAATGAGCCTTGCCCTTGTGGAAGTGGAAAAAAATATAAACACTGCTGTGGAAAAAGCGGCCCTAAAAAGGGTGTATTAGCTGAGTCTCATGTGTAA
- the lolA gene encoding LolA-like outer membrane lipoprotein chaperone — protein MKTLVLFIISQIILFAQIDIDSFKSSFLQTVKSNNKIVKYKGELYFKKPAKILWKYKEPIIKSIYIINDQVVIIEPEIEQVTISHFSETKNIIDILKNAKKVKENLYIAIYKDQNFKIFLDNNQNLKKIIFKDELDNNIEIVFLNPKKNIDIEDKIFEYKINPEYDVIFQ, from the coding sequence GTGAAAACATTAGTTTTATTTATCATTTCCCAAATTATTTTATTTGCACAAATAGATATTGACTCTTTTAAAAGCTCTTTTTTACAAACTGTAAAAAGCAATAACAAAATTGTAAAATATAAAGGAGAATTATATTTTAAAAAGCCAGCAAAAATTTTATGGAAGTATAAAGAGCCTATTATAAAATCAATATATATTATTAACGATCAAGTAGTAATAATTGAACCAGAAATTGAACAGGTAACAATTAGCCATTTTAGTGAAACAAAAAATATAATAGATATATTAAAAAATGCAAAAAAAGTTAAAGAAAATCTATATATAGCAATCTATAAAGATCAAAATTTTAAAATATTCCTTGATAATAATCAAAACCTAAAAAAAATAATCTTTAAAGATGAACTTGACAACAATATCGAGATTGTTTTTTTGAATCCAAAGAAAAATATAGATATTGAAGATAAAATATTTGAATATAAAATTAATCCAGAATATGATGTTATTTTTCAATAG